One genomic window of Bradyrhizobium sp. CCGE-LA001 includes the following:
- a CDS encoding SRPBCC family protein: protein MEIDVARVLGLVTRSVKNFDKDGKAASAVTLTRLYDTSVDDLWDAVTSRERIPRWFLPVEGDLQIGGKYQLKGNAGGTITACTPPTHFAATWEFGGAVSWIDVSLAAERSQARLTLEHTAIIEDHWNQFGPGAVGIGWDLALAGLERYLATGASVDHETAEAWMGSPEGKEFMTTSGEYWRAAHVASGVDPAAAKERSDRTIAFYRGEMPSDIAHPGTGS from the coding sequence ATGGAGATCGACGTCGCCAGGGTCCTCGGGCTCGTCACGCGTTCAGTGAAGAATTTTGACAAAGACGGGAAAGCGGCGAGTGCCGTGACGCTGACGCGGCTTTACGACACCAGCGTCGACGATCTCTGGGACGCCGTGACCAGCAGGGAGCGTATCCCGCGCTGGTTCCTGCCGGTCGAGGGCGACCTTCAGATCGGCGGGAAGTATCAGCTCAAGGGCAATGCCGGCGGCACCATCACCGCCTGTACGCCGCCGACCCATTTCGCAGCGACGTGGGAATTCGGCGGCGCGGTGAGCTGGATCGACGTCAGCCTGGCTGCTGAACGAAGCCAGGCGCGTTTGACGCTTGAGCACACCGCGATCATCGAGGATCATTGGAATCAGTTCGGGCCCGGTGCGGTGGGCATCGGCTGGGACCTCGCGCTCGCGGGACTCGAGCGCTATCTTGCGACGGGGGCATCGGTGGACCATGAGACGGCCGAGGCATGGATGGGCTCGCCTGAAGGCAAGGAGTTCATGACGACCAGTGGCGAATATTGGCGCGCGGCGCACGTCGCAAGCGGCGTCGATCCGGCCGCGGCGAAAGAGCGCTCGGACCGCACCATCGCGTTCTATCGCGGCGAGATGCCGTCCGACATCGCCCATCCCGGCACAGGAAGCTGA
- a CDS encoding Lin0512 family protein gives MTRVRCVTEMGMGVDVHGRDATKAAKRAVSDAIRHSSLGFFRMIGKTANDMFVDVTIGVPNPEAVDKEAVAKELPYGTVTVTAVKGGLEIPSATEVANDPILIANAAVIVSFDKD, from the coding sequence ATGACCCGCGTTCGTTGTGTCACCGAGATGGGCATGGGCGTCGACGTCCACGGCAGGGATGCCACCAAGGCGGCGAAGCGTGCAGTGTCGGATGCCATCAGGCATTCGAGCCTCGGCTTCTTCCGGATGATCGGCAAGACCGCGAACGACATGTTCGTCGACGTCACGATCGGCGTGCCCAACCCCGAAGCGGTGGACAAGGAAGCCGTTGCGAAGGAGCTGCCCTATGGCACCGTGACCGTCACTGCCGTCAAGGGCGGGCTGGAGATTCCTTCGGCCACGGAAGTGGCGAACGATCCCATCCTCATCGCCAACGCCGCCGTCATCGTCAGCTTCGACAAGGACTAG
- a CDS encoding cupin domain-containing protein: MKVRKFAITDASLERSPGQDGDIFAGNVIDQRHGGPITIGFGRYAPNQNLDEKLTVDDVMLVLEGKLSVTSNGSTVTAGPGEIVHMPKGETVTIRSHEQGAVTAYVTYPHWQEARE, encoded by the coding sequence ATGAAAGTTCGCAAATTCGCCATCACCGACGCTTCGCTCGAACGCTCGCCGGGACAGGATGGCGATATCTTCGCCGGCAATGTGATCGACCAGCGCCACGGCGGCCCGATCACCATCGGCTTCGGCCGCTACGCGCCGAACCAGAATCTCGACGAGAAGCTCACGGTCGACGATGTCATGCTCGTCCTCGAAGGAAAGCTCTCGGTCACCAGCAACGGCAGCACCGTGACCGCGGGCCCCGGCGAGATCGTCCATATGCCGAAGGGCGAGACGGTCACGATCCGCTCGCATGAGCAAGGCGCGGTGACCGCCTACGTCACCTATCCGCATTGGCAGGAGGCGCGCGAGTGA
- a CDS encoding LysR family transcriptional regulator, translating to MDIEEIRTFVEVADAGGISSAAARLGVAKSIVSRRLLRLEAELGVQLLARTTRGAALTEAGVTFRDYAARVRAEIDAAREAILPAGDLRGRLRVAVPLSFGPTHFAPILAEMARRHPHLQLHTCYSDRFVDLVADGYDCAIRIGYLQDSNLIARRIGPIHGKLLASPDYINANGSPESPEELVAHEALMQGTEAWQLMDGDKIITVRPQGRFKADNGTALLAAATAGLGIAYLPDRLTHAHLASGALVPVMTRYPPPPAGAYVIRPPGQHPARKIRVLTELLIEYCEPGPHPA from the coding sequence TTGGATATCGAAGAGATACGGACATTCGTCGAAGTTGCCGACGCCGGAGGAATTTCGTCCGCTGCGGCCCGGCTGGGGGTCGCGAAATCGATCGTCAGTCGTCGGCTTCTCCGGCTCGAAGCTGAACTTGGCGTCCAACTTCTTGCAAGAACCACCCGCGGAGCTGCGCTCACGGAGGCCGGCGTCACGTTCCGAGACTATGCAGCCAGGGTCCGCGCCGAGATCGACGCAGCGAGGGAAGCGATCCTGCCCGCCGGAGACCTGCGCGGCCGCTTGCGGGTCGCAGTGCCGCTTTCATTCGGCCCGACGCACTTTGCTCCCATCCTTGCAGAAATGGCGCGCCGCCATCCCCATCTCCAGCTCCACACCTGCTACAGCGATCGCTTCGTCGATCTCGTCGCCGACGGCTATGATTGCGCGATACGGATCGGCTATCTTCAGGACTCCAATCTGATTGCGAGACGCATCGGCCCAATCCATGGGAAGCTTCTCGCGAGCCCTGACTACATCAACGCCAACGGATCGCCGGAGTCGCCGGAGGAGCTCGTCGCCCATGAGGCGCTGATGCAAGGCACCGAAGCGTGGCAACTCATGGATGGCGACAAGATCATCACGGTTCGTCCGCAGGGGCGCTTCAAGGCCGACAACGGCACAGCGCTCCTTGCCGCCGCAACGGCAGGACTCGGGATCGCCTACCTTCCCGATCGCCTCACCCATGCACATCTCGCGTCCGGCGCGCTTGTCCCGGTGATGACACGGTATCCTCCGCCTCCCGCGGGTGCCTATGTGATCCGCCCTCCGGGCCAGCATCCGGCACGAAAGATACGGGTTCTCACCGAACTGCTGATCGAGTATTGCGAGCCGGGTCCGCATCCTGCGTGA
- a CDS encoding DUF308 domain-containing protein — protein MKPYDVALETAEDTHWLKQYYFLRGAFSVAWVVAAIAIAPSSAAVAAALLVAYPAWDAAANYLDALRSGGLNQNRTQGFNVLVSLATTIAVILALQVSMNWVVGIFGAWAILSGLLQLGTAVRRWKSFGAQWAMVLSGGQSALAGGFFIFQATMSAIPSIANVAGYAAVGALYFLVSAVWLTVTGWRRGAAA, from the coding sequence ATGAAACCTTATGACGTCGCTTTGGAGACCGCTGAAGATACGCACTGGCTGAAACAGTATTATTTCCTTCGTGGCGCGTTTTCCGTCGCCTGGGTCGTTGCGGCCATCGCCATCGCGCCGTCATCGGCTGCGGTGGCAGCGGCGTTGCTCGTCGCTTATCCCGCCTGGGACGCCGCGGCCAACTACCTCGACGCGCTTCGAAGCGGCGGGCTGAACCAGAACCGCACACAAGGCTTCAACGTGCTGGTCAGCCTCGCGACCACCATCGCGGTCATCCTGGCCTTGCAGGTCAGCATGAACTGGGTGGTCGGAATCTTCGGGGCCTGGGCGATTCTGTCCGGGTTGCTCCAGCTCGGCACGGCCGTGCGGCGCTGGAAGAGTTTTGGCGCGCAGTGGGCGATGGTGCTCAGCGGTGGCCAGTCGGCTCTCGCAGGCGGCTTCTTCATCTTCCAGGCCACGATGTCCGCAATCCCGTCGATCGCGAACGTCGCGGGCTATGCCGCGGTCGGCGCGCTCTACTTCCTGGTCTCGGCGGTCTGGCTGACCGTTACCGGGTGGCGTCGCGGCGCGGCCGCCTGA
- a CDS encoding bifunctional helix-turn-helix transcriptional regulator/GNAT family N-acetyltransferase: MLDPVSRVRRFNRAVTSAVGALDTSFLGRGRPLGAARVLNAIGHGRSDVAEIRDYLGLDSGLMSRLLRSLEDEGLIETAAREDDARRRTAKLTRAGRREFAAYEALSNAQADGILAQHSQAEALLAAMDLIASALTRERVTLDEMDPQSEEARYCLGEYYAELGRRFKQGFDVSLSRDPDAKDMRRPRGTFLVAVSDTLPIGCVGLKGTDHGYAEIKRLWVAPAARGLRLGWRLMDATEQAAHGLGIKLLRLDTNSALPEAAQLYRNTGWREIPRFNDDPYPDMFFEKRL; encoded by the coding sequence ATGCTCGACCCGGTCTCCCGCGTCCGTCGCTTCAATCGCGCCGTCACCTCCGCCGTCGGCGCGCTCGATACCTCGTTCCTGGGGCGCGGCCGGCCGCTCGGCGCGGCGCGCGTGCTCAACGCGATCGGGCACGGGCGTTCGGACGTGGCCGAAATCCGCGACTATCTCGGCCTGGATTCCGGACTGATGAGCCGGCTGCTCCGCAGCCTCGAGGACGAAGGGCTGATCGAGACCGCCGCGCGTGAGGACGATGCGCGCCGGCGCACGGCCAAGCTCACGCGCGCGGGCCGGCGCGAATTCGCAGCGTATGAAGCGCTGTCGAATGCACAAGCCGACGGTATCCTGGCGCAACATTCGCAAGCCGAGGCGCTGCTGGCAGCGATGGATCTGATCGCCTCCGCGCTGACGCGCGAGCGCGTCACGCTGGACGAAATGGACCCGCAAAGCGAGGAGGCCCGTTATTGCCTCGGCGAGTACTATGCCGAGCTCGGCCGCCGCTTTAAACAGGGCTTCGACGTGTCGTTGTCGCGCGATCCTGATGCCAAGGACATGCGTCGTCCGCGCGGCACGTTCCTCGTTGCGGTGTCGGACACGCTGCCGATCGGCTGCGTCGGGCTGAAAGGCACCGATCACGGCTATGCCGAGATCAAGCGGCTGTGGGTCGCACCCGCCGCGCGCGGATTGCGGCTCGGCTGGCGCCTGATGGACGCAACCGAGCAGGCTGCGCACGGCCTCGGCATCAAGCTGCTGCGGCTCGACACCAACAGCGCCCTGCCCGAGGCCGCCCAGCTCTACCGCAACACCGGCTGGCGCGAGATTCCGCGCTTCAACGACGACCCCTATCCCGATATGTTTTTTGAGAAGCGGCTGTGA
- a CDS encoding ArsR/SmtB family transcription factor encodes MHVFEVLADPVRRRILELLGQNEMASGEVVDVIGAEFGITQAAVSQHLKVLRESGFAVVRAEAQRRLYSVDVAGLRAVDAWIGQFRTFWEPKLDALATEIARGKRERRNAPITKRSGKRA; translated from the coding sequence ATGCACGTCTTCGAGGTCCTCGCCGATCCCGTGCGCCGTCGCATCCTCGAGCTGCTCGGCCAAAACGAAATGGCCTCCGGCGAGGTCGTCGATGTGATCGGGGCCGAATTCGGCATCACGCAGGCCGCGGTCTCGCAGCACCTCAAGGTACTGCGAGAGAGCGGCTTTGCCGTCGTCCGCGCCGAGGCGCAACGGCGCCTTTATTCGGTCGACGTTGCAGGGCTGCGCGCTGTCGATGCGTGGATCGGCCAGTTCAGGACTTTCTGGGAGCCGAAGCTGGACGCGCTGGCAACCGAGATCGCGCGCGGCAAGCGCGAGCGCCGCAATGCGCCGATCACCAAGCGGAGCGGAAAGAGGGCTTGA
- a CDS encoding hydrolase, with protein sequence MTFRNGLASLLRPEDSVLVLIDHQPYQLANVNSHEPQMVINNTAGLAKAAKAFGVPTILTTVIAERGGLLFPQITEVFPGQEVIDRTFINTWEDRKVVDAVKATGRKQLIIAGLWTEICVAMPAIQARGEGWDVTVVTDASGAVSVEAHQVAIQRMIAGGVNMMTWLAVAAEWQRDWARIDQAVALTKVITEHAGGSGIAYLWEQQLLNTPVPR encoded by the coding sequence ATGACTTTTCGTAACGGCCTTGCTTCGCTTCTTCGCCCCGAAGATTCGGTGCTCGTCTTGATTGACCACCAGCCTTACCAGCTTGCCAACGTGAACAGCCATGAACCGCAGATGGTGATCAACAATACGGCCGGTCTCGCCAAGGCCGCCAAAGCCTTCGGCGTCCCCACCATCCTGACCACGGTGATCGCTGAACGCGGTGGCCTTCTTTTCCCTCAGATCACGGAGGTTTTCCCCGGCCAGGAGGTGATCGATCGGACGTTCATCAACACCTGGGAGGATCGAAAGGTGGTGGACGCAGTCAAGGCCACGGGCCGCAAGCAGCTCATCATCGCGGGCCTGTGGACCGAGATCTGCGTCGCGATGCCGGCGATCCAGGCGCGCGGCGAAGGCTGGGATGTCACGGTGGTCACTGACGCCTCTGGCGCCGTTTCGGTGGAGGCCCATCAGGTCGCAATCCAGCGCATGATCGCGGGCGGCGTGAATATGATGACCTGGCTGGCGGTCGCGGCCGAATGGCAGCGCGACTGGGCGCGGATCGATCAAGCTGTCGCGCTCACGAAGGTGATCACCGAACATGCCGGCGGAAGCGGCATCGCGTATCTGTGGGAGCAGCAGCTGCTCAACACGCCCGTGCCGCGCTGA
- a CDS encoding serine hydrolase domain-containing protein: MATESDPETLGWMRGFPAPLDRTITFQDGSFRNFPELRWAWSNIRQLVPTVNVWRGAGPVSGLPRADHDIGAVASTTMDGRPMTFDKMLEETYTDGIAVLHRGRLIYERYFGALKPHKPHIAMSVTKSFTGVLAGMLVAEGRIDPQAPVTDYVPELKASAFGDARVHEVMDMTTGLLYTEVYTDKNSDVWGLRRANGMAPIPPGYEGATTIFDFLIAQKKQGEHGKAFTYKTVNTDVLAWIVRRASGMTLSDLLSERIWQPMGAEEDAHYHVDRIGTESGGGGLSTTLRDLARFGETMRNHGRFNGRQIVPSSVVEDIARGGDSEKFKPAGYTTLPGASYRNQWWITHNAHGAYMARGVHGQGIYIDPKAEMVIARYASHPMAGNAANDPVTLPAYMALAKALMAGG, encoded by the coding sequence ATGGCTACCGAATCCGACCCCGAAACCCTTGGCTGGATGCGCGGCTTCCCGGCGCCGCTCGACCGCACCATCACCTTCCAGGACGGCTCCTTCCGCAACTTTCCCGAACTGCGCTGGGCGTGGTCCAACATACGTCAGCTCGTCCCCACCGTGAACGTCTGGCGCGGAGCGGGGCCGGTATCGGGGCTGCCGCGCGCCGACCACGACATCGGCGCGGTCGCATCGACCACGATGGACGGGCGGCCCATGACGTTCGACAAGATGTTGGAGGAGACCTACACCGACGGCATCGCGGTGCTGCATCGTGGCCGGCTGATCTATGAGCGCTATTTCGGCGCGTTGAAGCCGCACAAGCCGCATATCGCGATGTCGGTGACGAAGTCGTTCACCGGCGTGCTCGCGGGCATGCTGGTCGCCGAAGGTAGGATCGATCCGCAAGCGCCGGTGACGGACTATGTGCCGGAGCTGAAGGCGAGCGCGTTTGGGGATGCGCGCGTGCACGAGGTCATGGATATGACCACGGGGCTGCTCTACACCGAGGTCTATACCGACAAGAATTCGGACGTGTGGGGCCTGCGACGCGCCAACGGCATGGCGCCGATCCCGCCGGGCTACGAAGGCGCGACCACCATCTTCGATTTCCTGATCGCGCAGAAGAAGCAGGGCGAGCACGGCAAGGCCTTTACCTACAAGACCGTCAACACCGACGTGCTGGCCTGGATCGTCAGGCGCGCCAGCGGCATGACGCTGTCCGACCTGCTGTCCGAGCGCATCTGGCAGCCGATGGGGGCGGAGGAGGACGCGCATTATCACGTCGACCGCATCGGCACCGAGAGCGGCGGCGGTGGGCTCTCCACGACGTTGCGCGATCTCGCCCGCTTCGGCGAGACCATGCGCAATCACGGCCGCTTCAATGGCCGCCAGATCGTGCCATCATCCGTGGTCGAAGACATCGCGCGCGGCGGCGACTCCGAGAAGTTTAAGCCGGCAGGCTACACCACGCTGCCGGGCGCCTCGTACCGAAACCAATGGTGGATCACGCACAACGCGCACGGCGCCTACATGGCGCGCGGCGTTCACGGCCAGGGCATCTACATCGATCCAAAGGCCGAGATGGTGATCGCGCGCTACGCCTCGCATCCCATGGCCGGCAATGCCGCCAATGATCCCGTCACGCTGCCGGCCTACATGGCGCTGGCGAAGGCGCTGATGGCGGGCGGGTAG
- a CDS encoding ester cyclase yields MDRADLADHYRNYIACLNRQDWPALGRFVHDDVVHNGRPLGLAGYRAMLEQDFREIPDLRFNIALLVSEPPRIATRLQFDCAPVGTFLGLPVNGKRVSFWENVFYEFGDDKIRQVWSVIDKAAIEAQL; encoded by the coding sequence ATGGACAGGGCCGATCTCGCCGACCACTACCGCAACTACATCGCCTGTTTGAACCGGCAGGACTGGCCGGCCCTCGGCCGGTTCGTGCATGACGATGTCGTCCACAACGGCCGGCCGCTCGGGCTAGCGGGCTATCGCGCGATGCTGGAGCAGGATTTTCGCGAGATACCGGATCTGCGTTTCAACATCGCGCTGCTGGTCTCAGAGCCGCCGAGAATTGCGACGCGCCTGCAGTTCGATTGCGCGCCAGTCGGAACGTTCCTGGGGCTTCCCGTGAACGGCAAGCGCGTGTCCTTCTGGGAGAATGTGTTCTACGAATTCGGCGACGACAAGATCCGGCAGGTCTGGTCGGTGATCGACAAGGCCGCCATCGAGGCGCAGCTCTGA
- a CDS encoding MFS transporter: MTQSPYRWVIVAAGGLLGCVAIGGMFSLPVFLQPIAKDTGWSVTGISSAMTIGFLAMAFTSMVWGTLSDRFGPLPVVLTGSIVLTLSLFAASQATSLIVFQIVFGLLTGAACAAIFAPMMAAVTGWFETQRSLAVSLVSAGMGMAPMTMAPFAAWLVSGHDWRTSMQIVALVVGAIMIPVSFLVRRPPALAQATAAPSGEEAAQSELTMGEALRSPQFIILLATNFFCCATHSGPIIHTVSYAVSCGIPLVAAVTIYSIEGFAGLGGRIAFGLLGDRFGAKRVLVSGLLLQAFGALAYVFAHQLATFYVVGAIFGFIYAGTMPLYAVLIRENFPLKMMGTVIGGTAMAGSLGMATGPLAGGLIYDAFSSYAWLYIASWAMGLGAFLMAMTFRPFAKPQGEAAPAPA, translated from the coding sequence ATGACCCAATCCCCCTATCGCTGGGTGATCGTCGCCGCAGGCGGCTTGCTCGGCTGCGTCGCCATCGGCGGCATGTTTTCGCTGCCGGTGTTCCTGCAGCCGATCGCGAAGGACACCGGCTGGTCCGTGACCGGCATATCCAGCGCAATGACGATCGGATTTCTGGCCATGGCCTTCACCAGCATGGTCTGGGGCACGCTGTCCGACCGGTTCGGGCCGCTTCCGGTGGTGCTGACGGGATCGATCGTGCTGACGCTGAGCCTGTTCGCCGCGAGCCAGGCGACCTCGCTGATCGTGTTCCAGATCGTGTTCGGCCTTTTGACCGGGGCTGCGTGCGCCGCGATCTTCGCGCCGATGATGGCGGCCGTGACCGGCTGGTTTGAGACCCAACGCAGCCTCGCGGTGTCGCTGGTCTCCGCCGGCATGGGCATGGCGCCGATGACGATGGCGCCGTTCGCGGCCTGGCTCGTCTCCGGCCACGACTGGCGCACCTCGATGCAGATCGTCGCACTGGTGGTTGGCGCCATCATGATCCCGGTCTCGTTCCTGGTGCGCCGTCCGCCCGCCCTGGCGCAGGCCACGGCCGCGCCATCGGGGGAGGAGGCGGCGCAGAGCGAGCTGACGATGGGCGAGGCGCTACGCTCGCCGCAATTCATCATCCTGCTCGCGACCAATTTCTTCTGCTGCGCCACCCATTCCGGCCCGATCATCCACACCGTCAGCTATGCCGTGAGCTGCGGCATTCCGCTGGTCGCGGCCGTGACGATCTACAGCATCGAGGGCTTTGCCGGCCTCGGCGGCCGCATCGCCTTCGGCCTGCTCGGCGACCGTTTCGGCGCCAAGCGCGTGCTGGTCTCGGGCCTGCTGCTCCAGGCCTTCGGCGCGCTCGCTTACGTCTTCGCGCATCAGCTCGCGACGTTCTATGTGGTCGGGGCAATCTTCGGCTTCATCTATGCCGGCACCATGCCGCTCTACGCCGTGCTCATCCGCGAGAACTTTCCGCTCAAGATGATGGGCACGGTGATCGGCGGCACGGCGATGGCCGGCAGCCTCGGCATGGCCACCGGCCCGCTCGCCGGCGGCCTGATCTACGACGCGTTCTCCAGCTATGCTTGGCTCTACATTGCGTCCTGGGCAATGGGCCTTGGTGCCTTCCTGATGGCGATGACGTTCCGCCCATTCGCCAAGCCGCAAGGCGAGGCAGCACCGGCGCCGGCGTGA
- a CDS encoding TetR/AcrR family transcriptional regulator, with protein sequence MSNVSSTADDILACARTLIIAGGYNGFSYADIADVVGVRKPSIHHHFASKVDLVRTLVSRYREEAQAGLSTLERNVADPAEQLKSYMAYWEACIKDATAPFCVCALLASELPILPEEVALEVRAHFRFLGAWLASVLERGKRQGRLHLSSTARVEAEGFMATVHGAMLSARAYGDPKMFGTITRPLLERLSTRH encoded by the coding sequence ATGAGCAATGTTTCCTCCACCGCCGACGACATTCTCGCCTGCGCGCGCACGCTGATCATCGCGGGCGGCTACAACGGCTTCAGCTACGCCGACATCGCCGATGTCGTTGGCGTCCGCAAGCCGAGCATCCACCACCATTTCGCCAGCAAGGTCGATCTGGTCCGCACCTTGGTGTCGCGCTATCGCGAGGAGGCGCAAGCGGGACTGTCGACACTGGAACGCAACGTCGCCGACCCCGCCGAGCAGCTCAAAAGCTACATGGCTTATTGGGAGGCGTGCATCAAGGATGCGACGGCTCCGTTCTGCGTCTGTGCGCTGCTGGCCAGCGAGCTTCCGATTTTGCCGGAGGAAGTGGCTCTCGAAGTCCGCGCGCATTTCCGTTTCCTCGGGGCGTGGCTGGCTTCGGTGTTGGAGCGCGGCAAGCGGCAAGGGCGGCTGCATCTCTCGAGCACGGCGCGGGTCGAAGCCGAAGGATTCATGGCGACCGTTCACGGCGCGATGTTGTCGGCGCGCGCCTATGGTGATCCCAAGATGTTCGGCACCATCACCCGGCCGCTGCTGGAACGGCTTTCCACCAGGCACTGA
- a CDS encoding acetolactate synthase large subunit produces MSGQDHRVKGSDLFVAALENEGVDRIFGVPGEENLDLVESLRTSRIELVLTRHEQAAAFMAATYGRLTGKPGVCLSTLGPGALNLSTGAAYAHLGAMPMILITGQKPIMSSRQARFQIVDVVATMKPLTKLSRQIVSASSIPTVVRDAFRVAMEERPGPVHLELPEDIAGDEVAPVPVIPVHPIEIPVAHRAALDRAAEMILAAKRPLVMMGAATSRPRSTHGIASFVRRTGIPFFTTQMGKGTVPGGTNLYMGTAALSERDYVHDAIDAADLIVAIGHDPIEKPPFIMGPSGPKVIHVSYTPASVELVYFPDAEVVGDVGPSLELLADRLEGKLPQAAALLPLREEILAHIADRATEARWPPTPQRIVHDTRQVMPENGIVALDNGMYKIWFARNYRTRVANTLLLDNALATMGAGLPSAMMAAMLYPDRRVLAVAGDGGFMMNSQEMETAVRLKLNLVVLVLEDNAYGMIRWKQAVDHFADYGMTFGNPDFVLYAKAYGAKGHRITSIDSFGPTLDAAFREGGVHLVSIPIDYSENVRVLVDELRAHEKAKR; encoded by the coding sequence ATGAGCGGGCAGGACCACAGAGTGAAGGGATCGGACCTGTTTGTCGCCGCGCTCGAGAATGAAGGCGTCGACCGCATCTTCGGCGTGCCCGGGGAGGAGAATCTCGATCTGGTCGAATCGCTGCGCACCTCCAGGATCGAGCTGGTCCTGACCCGCCACGAGCAAGCCGCCGCCTTCATGGCAGCCACGTATGGGCGACTGACGGGCAAGCCCGGTGTCTGTCTGTCGACGCTGGGACCAGGCGCGCTCAATCTGTCCACCGGTGCAGCCTATGCGCATCTCGGTGCGATGCCGATGATCCTGATCACCGGCCAGAAGCCGATCATGAGCAGCCGGCAGGCGCGCTTTCAGATCGTCGACGTGGTCGCGACCATGAAGCCGCTGACCAAGCTGTCGCGGCAGATCGTCAGCGCCTCCAGCATCCCGACCGTGGTACGCGACGCCTTTCGCGTGGCAATGGAGGAGCGGCCGGGACCGGTGCATCTCGAACTGCCCGAGGACATCGCCGGCGATGAAGTGGCGCCCGTCCCTGTGATTCCGGTTCATCCGATCGAAATCCCGGTCGCCCATCGTGCGGCGCTTGACCGCGCCGCCGAGATGATCCTGGCTGCGAAACGTCCGTTGGTGATGATGGGCGCTGCGACAAGCCGGCCGCGGTCGACGCATGGCATCGCAAGCTTCGTGCGGCGGACCGGCATTCCCTTCTTCACCACGCAGATGGGGAAGGGCACCGTGCCGGGCGGCACCAATCTCTATATGGGGACCGCCGCCCTGTCCGAGCGCGACTACGTTCATGACGCGATCGATGCTGCCGACCTTATCGTCGCGATCGGCCACGATCCGATCGAGAAGCCGCCTTTCATCATGGGGCCGTCGGGCCCGAAGGTGATTCACGTGAGCTATACGCCGGCGAGCGTCGAGCTGGTCTATTTCCCCGACGCCGAGGTCGTCGGTGACGTCGGTCCGAGCCTGGAGCTGCTCGCGGACCGGCTCGAAGGCAAGCTGCCGCAGGCGGCGGCGCTGTTGCCGCTCCGCGAAGAGATTTTAGCTCACATCGCCGATCGTGCCACCGAAGCGCGCTGGCCACCGACGCCGCAGCGGATCGTGCACGACACCCGCCAGGTGATGCCGGAGAACGGCATCGTCGCGCTCGACAACGGCATGTACAAGATCTGGTTCGCGCGCAACTACCGCACCCGCGTCGCCAACACGCTGCTGCTCGACAATGCGCTGGCAACGATGGGTGCGGGCCTGCCCTCGGCCATGATGGCCGCGATGCTCTATCCGGACCGTCGTGTGCTCGCGGTCGCCGGCGACGGCGGCTTCATGATGAACAGCCAGGAGATGGAGACGGCCGTCCGCCTCAAGCTCAATCTCGTCGTGCTGGTGCTGGAGGACAATGCCTACGGCATGATCCGCTGGAAGCAGGCGGTCGATCATTTCGCCGATTACGGCATGACCTTTGGCAATCCGGACTTCGTCCTCTACGCGAAGGCCTATGGCGCCAAGGGGCATCGCATCACGAGCATCGACAGTTTCGGCCCGACGCTCGACGCGGCCTTCAGGGAGGGCGGCGTGCACCTCGTCTCGATCCCGATCGACTATTCCGAGAACGTGCGGGTGCTGGTCGACGAATTGCGCGCGCACGAGAAGGCGAAGAGGTGA
- a CDS encoding peptide deformylase, whose translation MTIRPILRYPDRRLASPARPVTAFDDALRALAQDLLDTMRAAPGIGITAPHIGVPLRVVVLELEAKDGAQTYVNPQIEWASPEMILHREGSVSMPGVNDEVQRHGRVRVSYQDLDGDVHSEESEGLRAVCHQHEIDQLDGLFWIQRLSRLKRERLVKKFEKMARP comes from the coding sequence ATGACCATCCGCCCCATCCTCCGCTATCCCGACCGCCGGCTCGCGAGCCCTGCCCGTCCCGTCACCGCGTTCGACGACGCCTTGCGCGCGCTCGCGCAGGATCTGCTCGACACCATGCGCGCCGCGCCCGGCATCGGCATCACCGCGCCGCATATCGGCGTGCCCTTGCGGGTCGTGGTGCTGGAGCTCGAGGCCAAGGACGGCGCGCAAACTTACGTCAATCCTCAGATCGAGTGGGCTTCGCCCGAGATGATCCTGCATCGCGAGGGCAGCGTCTCGATGCCTGGAGTCAACGACGAGGTGCAGCGCCACGGCCGCGTGCGGGTCAGCTATCAGGATCTCGACGGCGACGTGCACAGCGAGGAGTCGGAAGGTTTGCGCGCCGTGTGCCATCAGCACGAGATCGACCAGCTCGACGGCCTATTCTGGATCCAGCGGCTGTCGCGGCTGAAGCGCGAGCGGCTGGTGAAGAAGTTCGAGAAGATGGCGAGACCCTGA